Proteins from a single region of Haloterrigena alkaliphila:
- a CDS encoding ThuA domain-containing protein — protein sequence MANVTIWNEYRHEREDDDVAAVYPDGIHETIADGLAGDETDRDESHGHDIRTATLDEPTHGLPDDVLESTDVLLWWGHEAHDEVSEAVVDRVQQRVLEGMGLIVLHSGHYANPFKRLMGTSCSLQYREDGATERLWVVDPGHPIADGLGESIELQQTEMYGEPFDVPEPDRLVFVSWFEGGEVFRSGCCYRRGSGRIFYFRPGHETYPIYENADVRRVLRNAVDWAAPTEGAPRTFGERE from the coding sequence ATGGCCAACGTGACGATCTGGAACGAGTACCGACACGAGCGCGAGGACGACGACGTCGCGGCCGTCTATCCGGACGGCATCCACGAGACCATCGCCGACGGACTCGCCGGTGACGAAACCGATCGAGACGAGTCGCACGGTCACGATATTCGTACCGCGACGCTCGACGAGCCGACTCACGGGCTTCCCGACGACGTCCTCGAGTCGACGGACGTCCTGCTGTGGTGGGGCCACGAGGCCCACGACGAGGTTTCCGAGGCCGTCGTCGACCGCGTCCAGCAGCGCGTCCTCGAGGGGATGGGCCTGATCGTCCTCCACTCCGGACACTACGCGAACCCCTTCAAGCGGCTCATGGGCACGTCCTGTAGCCTGCAGTACCGCGAGGACGGCGCGACCGAGCGGCTCTGGGTCGTCGACCCCGGACACCCGATCGCCGACGGGCTGGGGGAGTCGATCGAACTCCAGCAGACGGAGATGTACGGCGAACCGTTCGACGTCCCCGAACCGGACCGGCTGGTGTTCGTCAGCTGGTTCGAGGGCGGCGAAGTGTTCCGCAGCGGCTGTTGCTACCGCCGGGGCAGCGGCCGGATCTTCTACTTCCGACCGGGTCACGAGACGTATCCGATCTACGAGAACGCCGACGTCCGGCGAGTGCTTCGCAACGCGGTCGACTGGGCCGCTCCGACGGAGGGCGCCCCGCGAACGTTCGGCGAACGCGAGTAG
- a CDS encoding translation initiation factor eIF-2B, with product MIDETVEEIQQMQTHSSSVVAVHAARALEELLEREFATVDEYTRALERNGSVLRRANHSHASLQNAVREVVDDVTDAEPDSVETAKRLTQEKIDTVVARVESGKRLAAENAVDYLEDGATLLTHDYSSTVLEALEQAVEAGKTFEVYVTEARPRYIGRKTARALADLEGVETTLITDSAHGVYLEECDRVVVGMDCIVEETLYNRVGTFPIAATAAQRDVPVTVLGSASKIVSEGFVFENEFRPGSEVMPEPAEGFAVENPTYDATPVELLESVITDEGRQEL from the coding sequence ATGATCGACGAGACGGTCGAGGAGATCCAGCAGATGCAGACCCACAGCTCCTCGGTGGTGGCCGTTCACGCCGCCCGGGCACTCGAGGAGCTACTCGAGCGGGAGTTCGCCACCGTCGACGAGTACACGCGAGCCCTCGAGCGCAACGGCTCGGTGCTCCGCCGTGCGAATCACTCCCACGCGTCGCTGCAGAACGCGGTTCGAGAGGTCGTCGACGACGTCACCGACGCCGAACCCGACAGCGTCGAGACCGCGAAGCGACTCACCCAGGAGAAGATCGACACCGTCGTCGCCCGAGTCGAGTCCGGCAAGCGGCTGGCGGCCGAGAACGCGGTCGACTACCTCGAGGACGGCGCGACGCTGTTGACCCACGACTACTCCTCGACGGTCCTCGAGGCCCTCGAGCAGGCGGTCGAGGCCGGCAAGACGTTCGAGGTGTACGTCACGGAGGCCCGGCCCCGCTACATCGGCCGCAAGACGGCGCGGGCGCTGGCCGACCTCGAGGGCGTCGAGACGACGCTGATCACCGACAGCGCCCACGGGGTCTACCTCGAGGAGTGCGATCGCGTCGTCGTCGGCATGGACTGCATCGTCGAGGAGACGCTCTACAACCGCGTCGGCACGTTCCCGATCGCGGCGACGGCCGCACAGCGCGACGTTCCGGTCACCGTCCTCGGCTCCGCGTCGAAGATCGTGAGCGAGGGGTTCGTCTTCGAAAACGAGTTCCGGCCGGGCAGCGAGGTCATGCCGGAACCCGCCGAGGGCTTCGCCGTCGAAAACCCCACGTACGACGCGACGCCGGTCGAGCTGCTCGAGAGCGTCATCACGGACGAAGGCCGACAGGAGCTCTGA
- a CDS encoding DUF5783 family protein, which translates to MSETEFDPEKFEDKYVHYFEELQEAYSNAYNQLHGRYDSEILKAIDRQVLSESEPFYEDDGEFRVDLPEERVEEVRAAVGDPDRFDTVLEELTDRIETELRRIFGFESAD; encoded by the coding sequence ATGTCCGAGACCGAGTTCGATCCCGAGAAGTTCGAGGACAAGTACGTCCACTACTTCGAAGAGCTTCAGGAGGCCTACTCGAACGCCTACAACCAGCTCCACGGCCGGTACGACTCTGAAATCCTCAAAGCGATCGACCGGCAGGTACTGAGCGAGAGCGAACCGTTCTACGAGGATGATGGCGAGTTCCGCGTCGACCTCCCCGAGGAGCGGGTCGAGGAGGTCCGCGCCGCCGTCGGTGACCCCGACCGGTTCGATACCGTCCTCGAGGAACTCACCGACCGAATCGAAACCGAGCTACGGCGCATCTTCGGGTTCGAATCGGCCGACTGA
- a CDS encoding Mrp/NBP35 family ATP-binding protein: MDEAAVRDRLRTVEDPELGDDIVSLGLVNDITVDGDRVDIDLALGAPYSPTETDIAGEVRRVLEDEGLEPDLSASISDRDDLPGEDQVLPGVKNVIAVASGKGGVGKSTVAVNLAAGLSQLGATVGLFDADVYGPNVPRMVDADEPPMATEDETLVPPEKYGVKLMSMAFLTGEDDPVIWRGPMVHKVITQLTEDVEWGHLDYLVVDLPPGTGDTQLTMLQTMPVTGAVIVTTPQDVALDDARKGLEMFAKHDTVVLGVAENMSTFACPDCGGEHDIFGSGGGREFADEHEMPFLGSIPLDPAVREGGDGGKPTVLEDGTETGDAFRTITENVANNTGIVHRRGVSQTRRSEAASADR, from the coding sequence ATGGACGAAGCCGCCGTTCGCGACCGCCTCCGGACGGTCGAAGATCCGGAACTCGGCGACGATATCGTCTCGCTCGGACTCGTCAACGACATCACCGTCGACGGCGATCGGGTCGATATCGATCTCGCACTCGGGGCGCCCTACTCGCCCACCGAGACTGACATCGCCGGCGAGGTTCGGCGAGTGCTCGAGGACGAGGGCCTCGAACCGGATCTCTCGGCCAGCATTTCCGACCGCGACGACCTGCCGGGCGAGGATCAGGTGCTGCCGGGCGTCAAGAACGTCATCGCCGTCGCCTCGGGCAAGGGCGGCGTCGGCAAGTCGACGGTTGCGGTCAACCTCGCCGCGGGGCTCTCGCAACTGGGCGCCACCGTGGGGCTGTTCGACGCCGACGTCTACGGCCCGAACGTGCCGCGGATGGTCGACGCAGACGAGCCGCCGATGGCCACCGAGGACGAGACGCTCGTCCCGCCCGAGAAGTACGGCGTGAAGCTGATGAGCATGGCCTTCCTCACCGGCGAGGACGACCCCGTCATCTGGCGCGGCCCGATGGTCCACAAGGTCATCACCCAGCTCACCGAGGACGTCGAGTGGGGCCACCTCGACTACCTCGTCGTCGACCTCCCGCCGGGAACCGGCGACACCCAACTGACGATGCTCCAGACCATGCCCGTCACGGGCGCGGTCATCGTCACGACGCCACAGGACGTCGCCCTGGACGACGCCCGCAAGGGCCTCGAGATGTTCGCCAAGCACGACACCGTCGTGCTCGGCGTCGCCGAGAACATGTCGACGTTCGCCTGTCCCGACTGCGGCGGCGAGCACGACATCTTCGGCTCCGGCGGCGGCCGGGAGTTCGCCGACGAGCACGAGATGCCGTTCCTGGGCTCGATCCCGCTCGATCCCGCCGTCCGCGAGGGCGGCGACGGCGGCAAGCCGACCGTCCTCGAGGACGGGACCGAGACGGGCGACGCCTTCCGGACGATCACCGAGAACGTCGCGAACAACACCGGGATCGTCCACCGGCGCGGCGTCTCCCAGACGCGACGGAGCGAAGCCGCATCGGCCGATCGATGA
- a CDS encoding helix-hairpin-helix domain-containing protein, with protein sequence MTDATTPIEATFELQRQSIEQSQQLFEQGLEFQENAMESFFRNGLAAQRSAQRQGTELARRFLDAQLETLEAAMDEDAYDVRSTVDEGIEESTEQTKQLFNEGFEQHAELVQRMLHAQFDALESVMDGDEFDVRSAVNDGFEEFERTQNEAWDEFEDGFLEAVDELTAQQQQVLADSTQSMLEAQRETEQQTVEGVRRAEEAAETVQQSTEDVADTVQQSTEAVARTAQESTESVARTSQQSAQELVDQTADATEDLAVDTTDAIESATEAGTDVAKQNLQALEGVGQTYAERLADAGIETVADLSRAQANSVAKAAEISQARATDWIQAAQSQSQT encoded by the coding sequence ATGACCGACGCAACCACACCCATCGAGGCCACGTTCGAACTGCAGCGCCAGTCGATCGAGCAGAGCCAACAGCTGTTCGAGCAGGGGCTCGAGTTCCAGGAGAACGCGATGGAATCGTTCTTCCGCAACGGGCTCGCGGCCCAGCGAAGCGCCCAGCGCCAGGGAACCGAACTCGCCCGCCGATTCCTCGACGCCCAGCTCGAGACCCTCGAGGCGGCGATGGACGAGGACGCGTACGACGTCCGCTCGACCGTCGACGAGGGAATCGAAGAGAGCACGGAACAGACCAAGCAGCTGTTCAACGAGGGATTCGAGCAGCACGCCGAACTGGTCCAGCGGATGCTTCACGCGCAGTTCGACGCCCTCGAGTCCGTGATGGACGGCGACGAGTTCGACGTCCGTTCGGCCGTCAACGACGGATTCGAGGAGTTCGAACGCACCCAGAACGAGGCCTGGGACGAGTTCGAGGACGGCTTCCTCGAGGCCGTCGACGAACTGACCGCCCAGCAACAGCAGGTGCTCGCGGACTCGACGCAGTCGATGCTCGAGGCCCAGCGGGAGACCGAACAGCAGACCGTCGAGGGCGTCCGCCGCGCCGAGGAGGCCGCCGAGACCGTCCAGCAGTCGACTGAAGACGTCGCCGACACCGTTCAGCAGTCGACCGAAGCCGTCGCTCGGACGGCGCAGGAATCGACCGAGTCGGTCGCGCGAACGAGCCAGCAGAGTGCTCAGGAGCTGGTCGATCAGACCGCCGACGCGACCGAGGACCTCGCGGTCGACACGACGGACGCGATCGAATCCGCGACCGAAGCGGGAACCGACGTGGCGAAGCAGAACCTGCAGGCCCTCGAGGGCGTCGGCCAGACCTACGCGGAGCGTCTCGCCGACGCGGGGATCGAGACCGTCGCCGACCTGTCCAGGGCGCAAGCGAACTCCGTCGCAAAGGCCGCGGAGATCTCCCAGGCCCGCGCGACCGACTGGATTCAGGCCGCACAGTCCCAGTCCCAGACGTAG
- a CDS encoding uracil-DNA glycosylase, whose protein sequence is MDANQQSRANPFGMDEECRNCPALCETRTQVVHGYGDVDADFLFVGERPTATADEVGVPFAASDVDDQSASDRDDEAGTTLRRLLERLGLCDATSPADAPVLENVYLTNLTRCRDPDRRPTDEEIVNCDPYLNAEIRMINPEILVPVGERALRELGVEYTTTLAEDLALPADHAERIRGRGFELVPMIDPREQSDAQTQRWLEEFVDLMASDYRQTKGQRDR, encoded by the coding sequence GTGGACGCGAACCAGCAGTCTCGAGCGAACCCGTTCGGCATGGACGAGGAGTGTCGGAACTGTCCGGCGCTCTGTGAGACGCGCACGCAGGTCGTCCACGGCTACGGCGACGTCGACGCGGACTTCCTGTTCGTCGGCGAGCGGCCGACGGCGACCGCGGACGAGGTCGGCGTTCCGTTCGCGGCGTCCGACGTCGACGACCAGTCGGCGTCAGATCGCGACGACGAGGCCGGCACGACCCTTCGACGGCTCCTCGAGCGCCTCGGGCTCTGTGACGCGACGTCGCCGGCGGACGCGCCGGTCCTCGAGAACGTCTACCTGACGAATCTCACGCGCTGTCGCGATCCGGACCGGCGACCGACCGACGAGGAAATCGTCAACTGCGACCCGTATCTCAACGCCGAGATCCGGATGATCAACCCCGAAATCCTCGTTCCCGTCGGCGAGCGGGCGCTGCGGGAACTCGGCGTCGAGTACACGACGACGCTGGCCGAAGACCTCGCGCTGCCGGCCGACCACGCCGAGCGCATCCGGGGGCGGGGGTTCGAACTCGTCCCCATGATCGACCCCCGAGAACAGTCCGACGCGCAGACGCAGCGGTGGCTCGAGGAGTTCGTCGACCTGATGGCGTCGGACTACCGCCAGACGAAAGGACAGCGGGATCGCTAA